One window of the Salvia miltiorrhiza cultivar Shanhuang (shh) chromosome 6, IMPLAD_Smil_shh, whole genome shotgun sequence genome contains the following:
- the LOC130988263 gene encoding uncharacterized protein LOC130988263, with product MPSEPSSASWDCILPGPPSKHNGGSADLSTAGLLAYAAGSSVAILDTHSMQLVSTLPLPPPSSSAASAFITAVRWSPLSLPHHLLETDASSPHLQLAVGDRHGRICLLDFRSKSPAFFFDTANPNSSKLGVQDLCWIQTRLDSWCLAAISGPSLLSIYNATTGRCFFKYDASPEYFSCIRRDPFDSCHSCALGLRGFLLSVKLLGDESEKDVMLKELQVRTDATELHRLERDSANGSSNGAPVSSLFPNYVAKFTFSPHWKNVILVAFPRELVSFDLQYESVLFTAGLPRGCGKFLEVLPDVNMEVFYCAHLDGKLTTWRRKESEQVHIMCSTDELMPSIGTTVPSPLVLAVAVSQSDYTLQDIVRRCPDTDPVDFELDNPLASIDESHIISKTHLISVSDDGKVWKWLLTAERSRDAQRDSENVKKFDEIRQVPISEVSEVSSAAQRTGDMVTQPDSINCREKNQPGFPVVSDEVSFKTNLVGQLHLLSSAISMLAVPSPSLTATLARGGNSPAVAVPLVALGTQSGTIDVIDISANAVAASFSVHSSVVRGLRWLGNSRLVSFSYTQGSEKTGGYVNRLVVICLRSGLNRTFRVMQKPERAPIRALRASSSGRYLLILFRDAPVEVWAMTKTPIMLRSLALPFTVLEWTLPTVPRPAPSKPSRTSSFLSRGGNPPAETSSPTKASSTDTKEGADGAQDEFSESFAFALVNGALGVFEVQGRRIRDFRPKWPTSSFVTSDGLITSMAYRLPHVVTGDRSGSIRWWDVTTGQSSSFNTHRDGIRRIKFSPVVPGDRSRGRIAVLFYDNTFSVFDLDSPDPLANSLLQPQFPGTLVLELDWLPLRTDKDDPLVLCIAGADSSFRLVELNVSDQKTGVMSPRAQPIKERFRPVPLPSPVLLPTPHALALRMILQLGVKPSWFDALSTVMSVEYSYVPGTPSAGDLRGYMIDSPRVGDSAVPEMLLKVLEPYHREACLLDDERVRLYSKVAKRGSTLRLAFAAAVFGESMEALFWLQLPCALNHLMNKLANKSPQQGPHTAQNRDIDASVLSRISSKRKSLPESKNILVNGQLKLMAFDQQELWERANERLTWHERLEGEEAIQNRVHELVSVGNLEAAVSLLLSTSPDSSYFYVNALRAVALSSAVSTSLLELAVKVVAANMVRNDRSMSGTHLLCAVGRYQEACSQLQDAGYWTDAATLAATHLKGSDYARVLQRWADQVLHVEHNIWRALILYVAAGALQEAMAALRQAQLPDTAAMFILVCREIHAEFLAQLDSEDDATSKEKVSTLPGLDPSNEEVVAIGEYFGQYQRKLVHLCMDSQPYAD from the exons ATGCCCAGCGAGCCCTCCTCCGCCTCATGGGACTGCATTCTCCCGGGGCCGCCCTCCAAGCACAACGGCGGATCCGCCGACCTCTCCACCGCCGGCCTCCTCGCCTACGCCGCCGGCAGCTCCGTCGCCATCCTCGACACCCACTCGATGCAGCTCGTCTCCACCCTCCCGCTCCCCCcgccctcctcctccgccgcctccgcctTCATCACCGCCGTCAGGTGGTCCCCCCTCTCCCTGCCCCACCACCTCCTCGAGACTGACGCCTCCTCCCCGCACCTCCAGCTCGCCGTCGGCGACCGCCACGGCCGCATTTGCCTGCTCGATTTCCGCTCCAAATCCCCCGCCTTCTTCTTCGACACCGCCAACCCTAATTCCTCCAAATTGGGCGTCCAGGATCTCTGCTGGATCCAGACCCGATTGGACTCCTGGTGCCTCGCCGCCATCTCCGGGCCCTCGCTGCTGTCTATTTACAACGCCACCACCGGCCGGTGCTTCTTCAAGTACGACGCCTCGCCGGAGTACTTCTCCTGCATACGCCGCGACCCCTTCGATTCCTGCCATTCCTGTGCTTTGGGGCTTAGGGGGTTCCTGCTGTCTGTGAAATTGCTGGGTGACGAATCCGAGAAAGACGTCATGCTGAAGGAGCTTCAGGTCCGCACAGACGCCACGGAACTGCATAGGCTCGAGAGGGATTCTGCTAATGGGAGTAGCAATGGAGCGCCGGTATCTTCGCTTTTCCCCAATTATGTAGCCAAGTTTACCTTCTCACCGCACTGGAAGAATGTTATACTAGTGGCGTTTCCAAGAGAGCTGGTGTCGTTTGACTTGCAGTACGAATCGGTGTTGTTTACGGCAGGGTTGCCTAGGGGCTGTGGCAAGTTCTTGGAGGTGTTGCCGGATGTGAACATGGAGGTTTTTTACTGTGCTCATTTGGATGGGAAGCTCACTACTTGGCGGCGTAAAGA GTCTGAGCAGGTTCATATTATGTGTTCAACGGATGAATTAATGCCCTCAATTGGCACTACTGTTCCTTCTCCCTTAGTTCTTGCAGTTGCAGTCTCACAATCAGATTACACACTCCAAGACATTGTCAGGCGTTGTCCTGACACAGATCCTGTTGATTTTGAATTGGATAATCCTCTGGCTTCCATCGATGAATCTCATATAATTTCTAAGACTCATTTAATATCCGTTTCGGATGATGGAAAAGTGTGGAAATGGCTCCTGACTGCTGAAAGATCTAGGGATGCTCAAAGAGATTCTGAGAATGTGAAAAAGTTTGACGAAATCCGTCAAGTTCCAATTTCTGAAGTTTCAGAAGTTTCTTCAGCTGCTCAACGTACTGGGGATATGGTGACACAGCCAGATAGCATAAATTGTAGAGAGAAGAACCAACCTGGTTTCCCTGTTGTTTCTGATGAAGTGTCATTTAAG ACCAATCTAGTTGGACAGCTTCATCTTCTCTCATCAGCTATTTCTATGCTAGCTGTTCCATCCCCCTCACTGACAGCTACTTTGGCAC GCGGTGGAAACTCGCCTGCTGTAGCTGTTCCTCTAGTTGCATTAGGAACGCAAAGTGGCACCATTGATGTGATCGACATATCAGCCAATGCTGTTGCTGCAAGTTTTTCTGTTCATAGCAGCGTGGTCAGGGGTTTACGTTGGCTAGGAAATTCAAGACTCGTGTCATTTTCTTACACACAG GGAAGTGAGAAAACAGGAGGCTATGTGAACAGGCTTGTTGTAATCTGCCTAAGAAGTGGCCTTAACCGAACGTTTCGAGTAATGCAAAAGCCAGAGCGGGCACCGATAAGAGCATTAAGGGCTTCATCTTCTGGAAG ATATCTTTTAATCTTGTTCCGTGATGCACCTGTAGAGGTTTGGGCAATGACGAAGACTCCAATAATG TTGAGGTCATTAGCTCTTCCATTTACTGTTCTTGAATGGACTCTTCCAACAGTTCCAAGGCCAGCCCCAAGTAAACCTTCAAGGACCTCTTCATTTTTATCCCGTGGTGGCAACCCCCCTGCGGAGACTTCTTCCCCTACTAAAGCATCATCAACAGATACTA AAGAAGGAGCTGACGGAGCACAGGATGAATTTTCAGAAAGCTTTGCGTTTGCTTTGGTGAATGGCGCACTTGGAGTATTTGAGGTCCAGGGGCGAAGAATACGAGACTTTAG ACCAAAGTGGCCTACGTCTTCATTTGTTACCTCCGACGGATTGATTACATCTATGGCTTATCGCTTGCCTCATGTA GTCACAGGGGATAGGTCAGGCAGCATACGTTGGTGGGATGTCACTACAGGGCAGTCATCATCCTTCAATACTCACAGGGATGGTATCAGGAGAATTAAGTTCTCACCAGTTGTTCCTGGAGACCGTAGCCGTGGGCGCATTGCTGTTCTATTTTATGACAACACATTTTCTGTGTTTGATCTT GATTCACCTGATCCGTTGGCTAATTCACTTTTACAACCACAATTTCCTGGAACTCTAGTACTTGAACTGGATTGGTTGCCTCTGCGGACAGATAAGGATGATCCACTGGTGCTCTGTATTGCTGGCGCTGATAGTAGTTTCCGCCTTGTTGAACTTAATGT AAGTGACCAGAAAACTGGGGTGATGAGTCCCAGAGCTCAACCAATCAAAGAGAGATTTCGGCCAGTACCTTTGCCTTCTCCAGTATTGCTCCCCACACCACATGCCCTG GCATTACGGATGATCTTACAACTGGGTGTCAAACCTTCATGGTTCGATGCATTAAGCACAGTCATGAGTGTGGAATATTCATATGTTCCTGGGACTCCATCAGCTGGAGATCTTCGTGGTTATATGATTGATTCACCACGTGTTGGAGACTCTGCTGTTCCTGAGATGCTGCTGAAAGTATTAGAGCCTTACCATAGAGAAG CCTGCCTCCTTGATGATGAGAGAGTGAGACTATATTCCAAAGTTGCTAAAAGAGGCTCAACGCTGAGGTTGGCATTTGCAGCTGCTGTCTTTGGTGAATCAATGGAGGCACTTTTCTGGCTACAGTTACCATGTGCTCTCAACCACCTGATGAATAAATTAGCTAACAAATCACCTCAACAAGGTCCACATACAGCCCAAAATCGTGATATCGATGCATCTGTGTTGAGCAGGATATCTTCAAAAAGAAAATCATTGCCAGAGTCTAAGAATATTTTG GTTAATGGTCAACTGAAATTGATGGCTTTTGACCAACAAGAATTGTGGGAACGCGCTAATGAACGCCTCACTTGGCATGAGAGACTGGAGGGCGAAGAGGCCATTCAGAACCGTGTACATGA ACTTGTGTCAGTTGGAAACTTAGAAGCTGCTGTTAGTTTGCTGCTCTCAACTTCTCCAGATAGCTCTTACTTCTATGTGAACGCTCTGCGAGCTGTTGCTCTTTCCTCTGCCGTCTCCACGTCTCTACTTGAGCTGGCTGTCAAG GTAGTTGCAGCCAATATGGTCAGAAATGATAGGTCAATGTCTGGCACACATTTGCTTTGTGCAGTTGGAAGGTATCAGGAAGCTTGTTCTCAG TTGCAGGATGCTGGATATTGGACCGATGCAGCAACACTAGCTGCAACTCATTTAAAAGGATCTGATTATGCAAG GGTGTTGCAACGATGGGCTGACCAAGTTCTTCACGTGGAACATAATATCTGGAG GGCATTGATCCTATATGTAGCAGCAGGCGCTCTGCAAGAGGCAATGGCAGCGCTACGCCAGGCACAGCTGCCGGACACTGCTGCCATGTTCATACTCGTTTGCCGTGAAATCCACGCTGAATTCCTGGCCCAATTGGATTCTGAAGATGATGCAACTTCGAAGGAGAAGGTGTCGACTTTGCCTGGGCTGGACCCCTCGAATGAAGAGGTGGTTGCAATTGGTGAATATTTCGGACAGTATCAAAGGAAACTAGTACATCTATGCATGGATTCTCAGCCTTACGCTGACTAG
- the LOC130988264 gene encoding uncharacterized protein LOC130988264, whose amino-acid sequence MSRLLSQRCVNVLLTNPIWVVVTRMQLLIFHLVKTLHESIVIISNVVLGAEERRQSRDFFGWMKLQVKAAYERRCGACQPGEIPTLLDLGLNPNAATGQILFLGR is encoded by the exons ATGAGTAGGCTCCTCAGCCAGAG GTGTGTGAATGTGTTGCTGACAAATCCTATTTGGGTGGTTGTGACTCGCATGCAG TTGCTGATTTTCCACTTGGTCAAAACCCTTCATGAATCGATAGTGATTATTTCAAATGTAGTTTTAGGAGCAGAGGAGCGGCGCCAAAGTAGGGACTTCTTTGGTTGGATGAAATTACAg GTGAAGGCTGCCTACGAGAGGAGATGTGGAGCCTGCCAACCTGGGGAGATTCCTACGTTGCTCGATTTGGGGCTTAATCCGAATGCTGCAACGGGGCAG ATTTTGTTCCTGGGAAGGTGA